Proteins encoded together in one Anguilla anguilla isolate fAngAng1 chromosome 9, fAngAng1.pri, whole genome shotgun sequence window:
- the ilk gene encoding integrin-linked protein kinase → MDDIFTQCREGNAVAVRLWLDNTENDLNQGDDHGFSPLHWACREGRSGVVDMLIMRGARINVMNRGDDTPLHLASSHGHRDIVAKLVQCKADPNASNEHGNTPLHYACFWGQDLVAEDLVTNGAQVSICNKYGETPLDKAKPHLRDLLKERAEKLGQSLTKVPFKDSFWKGTTRTRPRNGTLNKLAGIDYKQLSLLTKINENHSGELWQGRWQGTEIVVKVLKVRDWTTRKSRDFNEEYPKLRIFSHPNVLPMLGACQSPPAPHPIIITHWMPYGSLYNVLHEGTNFVVDQTQAVKFALDIGAGMAFLHTLEPMIPRHCLNSKSVMIDEDMTARISMADVKFSFQCPGRMYSPAWMAPEALQKKPEDINRRSADMWSFAVLLWELVTREVPFADLSNMEIGMKVALEGLRPTIPPGISPHICKLMKICMNEDPAKRPKFDMIVPILDKMQDK, encoded by the exons ATGGACGACATCTTCACCCAGTGCCGGGAGGGCAACGCCGTGGCCGTCCGTCTGTGGCTGGACAACACGGAGAACGACCTCAACCAGGG ggatgATCACGGGTTCAGCCCCCTGCACTGGGCGTGTCGGGAGGGCCGGTCGGGCGTGGTCGACATGCTGATCATGAGGGGGGCGCGCATCAACGTGATGAACCGCGGAGACGACACGCCCCTCCACCTGGCGTCCAGCCACGGGCACCGCGACATCGTGGCCAAG CTGGTCCAGTGCAAGGCCGACCCCAACGCGTCCAACGAGCACGGAAACACACCCCTGCACTACGCCTGCTTCTGGGGACAGGACCTGGTGGCCGAG GACCTGGTTACTAACGGCGCCCAGGTGAGCATCTGTAACAAATACGGAGAGACTCCTCTGGACAAGGCCAAGCCCCACCTGAGAGACCTGCTGAAAg agcgTGCAGAGAAACTGGGCCAGAGCCTGACGAAGGTCCCGTTTAAGGACAGCTTCTGGAAGGGCACCACTCGAACCCGCCCCC GAAACGGCACTCTGAACAAACTTGCTGGAATCGACTACAAGCAGCTGTCTCTGCTGACCAAGATCAATGAGAACCATTCAggagag ctgTGGCAGGGTCGCTGGCAGGGCACAGAGATTGTGGTGAAGGTGCTGAAGGTTCGAGACTGGACCACCAGGAAGAGCCGCGACTTCAACGAGGAGTATCCCAAGCTCAG gataTTCTCCCACCCCAACGTGCTGCCCATGCTGGGGGCGTGTCAGTCTCCTCCCGCCCCCCATCCAATCATCATCACGCACTGGATGCCCTACGGGTCCCTCTACAACGTTCTGCACGAGGGCACCA ACTTTGTGGTGGACCAGACCCAGGCGGTGAAGTTTGCTCTGGACATCGGCGCTGGGATGGCCTTCCTGCACACCCTGGAGCCCATGATCCCCCGACACTGCCTCAACAGCAAGAGCGtcatg ATTGATGAGGACATGACAGCCAGGATAAGCATGGCGGACGTGAAGTTCTCCTTCCAGTGTCCCGGCCGCATGTACTCCCCCGCCTGGATGGCCCCGGAAG CCTTGCAGAAGAAGCCGGAGGACATCAACCGCAGGTCGGCGGACATGTGgagcttcgccgtgctgctgtGGGAGCTGGTGACCCGGGAGGTGCCCTTCGCTGACCTCTCCAACATGGAGATCGGCATGAAG gttgcCCTGGAGGGACTGCGCCCCACCATCCCCCCGGGCATCTCGCCCCACATCTGCAAGCTGATGAAGATCTGCATGAACGAGGACCCGGCCAAGAGGCCCAAATTCGACATGATCGTTCCCATCCTGGACAAGATGCAGGACAAGTGA
- the timm10b gene encoding mitochondrial import inner membrane translocase subunit Tim10 B, whose amino-acid sequence MEQDQQQLRNLRDFLLVYNRMTEICFQRCTSNLNYRNLTMDEERCVDSCAGKLIRSNHRLMGTYVQLMPGIVQRRLEEMEAKAGEMAKSAEAGAAVETVSTATAALPEGTVAESPSAFASTSVGLVGEIPPITAPPAGGVTDITPVIAPPTGGLTVDIPSVIAPPGGGATVDIPSIIAPPTGGLTVDIPSVIAPPSGGATVDIPSIIAPPTGGVMVDIPPVLAPPTALETVQLPPTLSQAPGEPAAVAVPAFSAKPWLSETLNTLPGLATAPPPIPPPETLPLPPRVDPPSAPGGAQSSPNLGSASSRHDSPAQPPSE is encoded by the exons ATGGAACAAGACCAGCAACAACTACGAAAT CTCCGGGATTTCCTCCTCGTGTACAATCGAATGACAGAGATCTGCTTCCAGCGATGCACAAGCAACCTTAACTACAGGAATCTCACGATGGATGAG GAGCGTTGCGTGGACAGCTGCGCCGGCAAACTGATCCGCTCCAACCACCGCCTGATGGGCACTTACGTCCAGCTGATGCCCGGAATCGTGCAGCGACGTCTGGAAGAGATGGAGGCCAAGGCCGGGGAGATGGCCAAATCGGCAGAGGCTGGCGCCGCCGTGGAGACCGTATCCACGGCAACGGCGGCATTGCCGGAAGGGACTGTGGCGGAGTCGCCGTCAGCGTTTGCTTCGACCTCAGTGGGGCTAGTAGGAGAGATTCCGCCAattacagcgccccctgctggtggggTAACAGATATTACACCTGTTATAGCGCCACCTACTGGTGGACTAACAGTAGATATTCCATCAGTTATAGCACCACCTGGTGGTGGTGCAACAGTAGATATTCCATCAATTATAGCGCCACCTACTGGTGGACTAACAGTAGATATTCCATCAGTTATAGCACCACCTAGTGGTGGTGCAACAGTAGATATTCCATCAATTATAGCACCACCTACTGGTGGAGTAATGGTAGATATTCCGCCAGTTTTGGCGCCACCTACAGCCCTGGAAACGGTACAGCTTCCGCCAACTCTGTCACAAGCGCCTGGAGAACCAGCAGCAGTGGCGGTACCCGCGTTTTCGGCGAAACCGTGGCTGTCTGAGACGCTGAACACCCTGCCGGGCCTGgccaccgccccgcccccaatcCCGCCACCGGAGACGCTCCCTCTGCCGCCGCGGGTCGATCCGCCAAGTGCGCCGGGCGGCGCCCAGTCCTCGCCGAATCTCGGCTCGGCGTCGTCCCGTCACGATTCTCCAGCTCAGCCGCCAAGCGAGTGA
- the LOC118235162 gene encoding uncharacterized protein LOC118235162 isoform X2, producing MVCDSGMAVALALVSIILAISLCLNAILYSLRRRDARRKAVEEYPCPEPEAYHMDSPEVTLDQENPIYGNINPDRTGAGGAGGGGEVFYEHMTTRSREEKPPQQDVSYASLDLVVGQKRRKKHRNKQNPRPGQSRAEHPSQQDFLEVEVEVEAEPGMPCRNSSPMISRNSIYLNSHQVAMESEELERRLEREREGLMDFDNVHDDPTRFFTRANQSQAFDTDSR from the exons ATGG tcTGTGATTCAGGTATGGCCGTGGCGCTGGCTTTGGTGTCTATCATCTTGGCGATCTCCTTGTGCCTGAATGCTATTCTTTATTCTCTGAGACGGAGAGATGCTCGAAGAAAAG CTGTTGAAGAGTACCCGTGCCCTGAACCCGAGGCCTACCACATGGACAG tccTGAGGTCACGTTGGATCAAGAGAACCCCATATATGGCAACATAAACCCAGACAGGACAG gtgctgggggggctggcgggggaggggaggttttCTACGAACACATGACCACACGCTCCAGGGAGGAGAAG cccccacAGCAGGACGTGTCCTATGCCTCCTTGGACCTGGTGGTGGGTCAGAAGCGGAGGAAGAAGCACAGGAACAAGCAGAACCCCAGACCGGGCCAGAGCCGGGCGGAGCACCCGTCCCAGCAGGACTtcctggaggtggaggtggaggtggaggcggagccCGGCATGCCGTGCCGGAACAGCAGCCCCATGATCTCCCGTAACAGCATCTACCTGAATAGCCACCAGGTGGCGATGGAGagcgaggagctggagaggaggctggagagggagagggagggtctGATGGATTTTGACAACGTGCACGACGACCCCACTCGCTTCTTCACtagggccaatcagagccaggCTTTTGACACTGATAGTAGGTAA
- the LOC118235162 gene encoding uncharacterized protein LOC118235162 isoform X1, with protein sequence MVVCDSGMAVALALVSIILAISLCLNAILYSLRRRDARRKAVEEYPCPEPEAYHMDSPEVTLDQENPIYGNINPDRTGAGGAGGGGEVFYEHMTTRSREEKPPQQDVSYASLDLVVGQKRRKKHRNKQNPRPGQSRAEHPSQQDFLEVEVEVEAEPGMPCRNSSPMISRNSIYLNSHQVAMESEELERRLEREREGLMDFDNVHDDPTRFFTRANQSQAFDTDSR encoded by the exons ATGG tagtcTGTGATTCAGGTATGGCCGTGGCGCTGGCTTTGGTGTCTATCATCTTGGCGATCTCCTTGTGCCTGAATGCTATTCTTTATTCTCTGAGACGGAGAGATGCTCGAAGAAAAG CTGTTGAAGAGTACCCGTGCCCTGAACCCGAGGCCTACCACATGGACAG tccTGAGGTCACGTTGGATCAAGAGAACCCCATATATGGCAACATAAACCCAGACAGGACAG gtgctgggggggctggcgggggaggggaggttttCTACGAACACATGACCACACGCTCCAGGGAGGAGAAG cccccacAGCAGGACGTGTCCTATGCCTCCTTGGACCTGGTGGTGGGTCAGAAGCGGAGGAAGAAGCACAGGAACAAGCAGAACCCCAGACCGGGCCAGAGCCGGGCGGAGCACCCGTCCCAGCAGGACTtcctggaggtggaggtggaggtggaggcggagccCGGCATGCCGTGCCGGAACAGCAGCCCCATGATCTCCCGTAACAGCATCTACCTGAATAGCCACCAGGTGGCGATGGAGagcgaggagctggagaggaggctggagagggagagggagggtctGATGGATTTTGACAACGTGCACGACGACCCCACTCGCTTCTTCACtagggccaatcagagccaggCTTTTGACACTGATAGTAGGTAA